From one Syntrophorhabdaceae bacterium genomic stretch:
- a CDS encoding aspartate aminotransferase family protein produces the protein MQEELIKKATQYLANTYTRFPIAITKGEGCWLWDVNGRRYLDFLAGIAVCNLGHAHPNVVEGLTAQARKLFHVSNLFYMEPQIKAAQMLVEHSFGDKVFFCNSGAEANEAAIKLARRYSWDRHGEGRHEIITMDNSFHGRTVNTLAATGQKRFGVGFEPLTTGFVHVPFNDLPAVRDAITDRTCAVMLELIQAEGGVYVADKDYVTGLRELTREKDILLILDEVQTGIGRTGAFFAYEHFGIEPDVMSLAKALGNGFPVGAMVATDAAMSAFVPGTHASTFGGNPLASSAVLATLNTLIDDDVIKNCAEVGKYLQKGLLAIKKRFSFIVDVRGLGLIWGIELSIDADAAAREFLQEGIILNCTKGTTLRLVPPLVVRKEEIDIFLDIANRIFERKKG, from the coding sequence ATGCAGGAAGAATTAATAAAGAAGGCCACGCAATACCTGGCGAATACATACACGCGTTTTCCCATTGCCATAACCAAAGGCGAAGGATGCTGGCTCTGGGACGTGAACGGCAGGCGGTACCTCGATTTTCTCGCCGGTATCGCCGTGTGCAACCTGGGGCATGCCCACCCGAACGTCGTGGAAGGACTGACGGCGCAGGCAAGGAAACTGTTCCATGTGTCGAACCTGTTCTACATGGAGCCGCAGATAAAGGCGGCCCAGATGCTCGTGGAGCATTCCTTCGGCGATAAGGTCTTTTTCTGCAACAGCGGCGCGGAGGCCAACGAGGCCGCCATCAAGCTCGCGCGCAGGTATTCCTGGGACAGGCACGGGGAGGGGCGCCACGAGATCATCACCATGGACAACTCCTTCCACGGAAGGACCGTCAACACCCTGGCGGCGACGGGGCAGAAGAGGTTCGGCGTGGGGTTCGAGCCGCTCACGACCGGTTTCGTCCACGTGCCATTCAACGACCTTCCAGCGGTCAGGGATGCGATCACCGACAGGACATGCGCCGTCATGCTCGAACTTATTCAGGCGGAGGGCGGTGTTTATGTGGCGGACAAGGATTATGTCACCGGACTCAGGGAACTCACGAGGGAAAAGGACATCCTCCTCATCCTCGATGAAGTGCAGACCGGAATCGGCAGGACGGGTGCTTTCTTCGCCTATGAGCATTTTGGCATAGAGCCCGATGTCATGAGCCTCGCGAAGGCGCTGGGCAACGGGTTTCCCGTGGGAGCCATGGTGGCCACCGATGCCGCCATGTCAGCCTTTGTGCCCGGCACCCATGCGTCCACGTTCGGGGGCAATCCGCTTGCATCGTCGGCGGTCCTTGCGACCCTCAATACCCTCATCGATGATGATGTGATAAAGAACTGCGCTGAAGTGGGCAAGTATCTCCAAAAAGGCCTTCTCGCCATCAAGAAGAGATTCTCCTTTATCGTCGATGTGAGGGGGCTCGGACTTATCTGGGGCATCGAGCTCTCCATCGACGCCGACGCAGCAGCGAGGGAGTTCCTGCAGGAAGGAATTATTCTCAACTGCACCAAGGGAACGACCTTGCGTCTCGTGCCCCCCCTCGTGGTCAGGAAGGAGGAGATCGACATATTCCTGGATATAGCGAACAGGATATTTGAAAGGAAGAAAGGGTGA